The proteins below come from a single Chryseobacterium capnotolerans genomic window:
- the tssD gene encoding type VI secretion system tube protein TssD: MAERNSRGILKFNNGEGQKLLKLNYSVSRSTDVSGRVASDPSNALIKVTVEATEKSDILESLLNGKYKPTVGEIVFNKSHEEGTLITLKWENGYVIQHEVDFDAIDSNSMLISFVISAETIDYGTSQYAGLWPSAGK; this comes from the coding sequence ATGGCAGAAAGAAATTCGAGAGGAATCTTAAAATTCAACAACGGAGAAGGTCAAAAACTATTAAAGCTGAACTACAGCGTATCAAGATCTACAGACGTATCAGGACGTGTAGCATCAGATCCTTCTAACGCTCTTATCAAAGTTACAGTAGAAGCTACTGAAAAATCAGATATCCTTGAAAGCTTATTGAACGGAAAATATAAGCCAACAGTAGGAGAAATTGTTTTCAACAAATCTCACGAAGAAGGAACATTGATCACTTTGAAATGGGAGAACGGATACGTTATCCAGCACGAAGTAGACTTTGATGCAATCGATAGCAATAGTATGCTAATCAGCTTCGTAATCAGTGCTGAAACTATCGACTACGGTACTTCTCAATACGCTGGACTGTGGCCTTCGGCAGGTAAATAA
- a CDS encoding lytic transglycosylase domain-containing protein has product MKTIVRNIFTGIMLLGTVAIVNGQFLAASDTSESSVRKYQGIINSNKDLVEFIEQLLLQKGLPKHLRNLALIESHFDKNITSGAGAVGVWQLMTAHANQYGLAEHQRTDVYKSTKTAVISLANLYKKYNNWVTVVAAYNCGEGNVAKAMQAAGSSQYHEFYKYLPAETINHVKKYLNACYATGELQSVLNNYNSARINKVFFEDGNRKIPNEALSETEINAGFSLNVIADELDVDVDKILAWNPGITEELHKKGESTFYLPTDLMPDFLLRKNKILTRSIKESAGAGAGIQP; this is encoded by the coding sequence ATGAAAACAATTGTCAGAAATATCTTTACAGGGATAATGCTTTTGGGAACTGTTGCTATAGTAAACGGACAGTTTCTTGCTGCATCAGATACCTCAGAAAGCAGTGTGAGAAAATACCAGGGAATTATTAACTCCAATAAAGATCTTGTTGAATTTATTGAACAGCTGCTTCTGCAGAAAGGGCTTCCCAAGCATTTAAGAAACTTAGCCCTTATTGAATCCCATTTTGACAAAAATATTACCTCCGGAGCCGGAGCAGTAGGAGTATGGCAGCTGATGACGGCGCATGCCAATCAGTATGGCCTTGCAGAACATCAGCGTACAGATGTGTACAAAAGCACAAAAACAGCAGTTATTTCACTGGCGAATCTGTACAAAAAATATAATAACTGGGTCACAGTGGTCGCTGCTTACAACTGTGGTGAAGGAAATGTTGCCAAAGCTATGCAGGCTGCAGGTTCCAGCCAATACCATGAATTCTACAAATATCTTCCTGCAGAAACCATTAATCATGTGAAAAAATATCTGAATGCTTGCTATGCAACAGGAGAATTGCAGAGTGTGTTAAATAATTACAATTCTGCAAGGATTAACAAAGTGTTTTTTGAAGATGGAAATAGAAAAATACCCAATGAAGCATTATCAGAAACAGAGATCAATGCCGGATTTAGTCTGAATGTAATTGCTGATGAACTGGATGTGGATGTTGATAAAATTCTTGCCTGGAATCCTGGAATTACAGAAGAACTGCATAAAAAAGGAGAAAGTACTTTTTATCTTCCTACTGATCTGATGCCGGATTTTCTTCTCAGAAAGAACAAGATTCTCACCAGATCAATCAAAGAAAGTGCTGGAGCCGGAGCAGGGATACAACCTTAA